Genomic DNA from Gimesia aquarii:
GTGTTAGAAATTAATTCTAAGACTATTTCAGAAGCCGATGAACGTGAGATTCAACACGGTTATTCGCGTGTGCAGATTCCATCTGATACGATAATTGCATCTAACCGATCTTACAATAGAGATGACAAGGTCTGGGCATATATCACTAACAATGCTCAAAATCCTTCAAATATGAACCCGATTGCCCAATCTTATATTGACGTTGTGCTTAGTGGCTGTATTGAGATCAGTAAAAAATTCGCGAAAGAGTTTGTCGAAACAACGCATGGATGGGAGTTTCCTTGGATTGATGATCGTCAGATGCCAAGATACCGTCGTGCGATATCGACAAATGCTGAACAGGTAGACGAATTATTGGAGCAAGTTATTCCAACGGAATTCGCTCGTCGACGGGTGATTTAAAAAGAAATTGGTCATAGCTTCCAAATATCAGACTTACTTTGCTGTGACTGATTAAAAAAACCAATCTTCTTATGTACGTTTACGGATTATCAAAAATGAAATGGAAAGAATGGTTAGATAAATGGAGTATGTCCAGCGTAAAGCTCAGTGCTGGATTTGCAGAACTGGAATTTAGTCCCAAAGATCCAGATAGGGATGCTGCGTGGGAGTTATATATCGAATTGTTAACACGCGTCACAACACAGCATGTACTACCAGAACACAACGAGGAAAAAACAGCTCTGACTAGTA
This window encodes:
- a CDS encoding gamma-glutamylcyclotransferase family protein produces the protein MAQFLFVYGSLIGSDSECLIGPSLSRVPARVIGLQRGWFLPIPEDCDMGLGVVFQKDSTCNGVVLEINSKTISEADEREIQHGYSRVQIPSDTIIASNRSYNRDDKVWAYITNNAQNPSNMNPIAQSYIDVVLSGCIEISKKFAKEFVETTHGWEFPWIDDRQMPRYRRAISTNAEQVDELLEQVIPTEFARRRVI